The Methylocystis sp. ATCC 49242 region ATCGCGGGTCTGACGGTCGCCATTGTCGCGCTGCCGTTGTCGATGGCGATCGCGATCGCTTCCGGCGCGAGCCCCGCGCAAGGGCTTTTCACGGCGATCGTGGGCGGTTTTCTCGTTTCCGCGCTCGGCGGATCGCGTTTTCAGATCGGCGGGCCCGCCGGCGCCTTTATCGTTCTGGTGGCGACGACCGTCGCTACGCATGGAATGGACGGCCTGATCCTCGCGACATTCCTCTCCGGCGTGATCATGGCCGCAATCGGGTTCCTGCGGCTAGGAACCTTCATCAAATTCATCCCGTTTCCGGTCACGGTCGGCTTCACCGCCGGCATCGCTGTCATCATTTTCGCCAGCCAGATCAGGGAACTCCTTGGGCTAACGCTTCCTGCGGGCGGAGAGCCCGGGGAACTCCTCGAAAAACTGCCCGTGCTGTGGTCGGCGCTTCCGACGCTCACGCCTGCCGCAATGGGACTTTCGTTTGCGACGGTCGCGGTCATCGTCGGCCTCAAGCAGGTGCGCCCCCATTGGCCGGGAATGCTCATCGCCGTCGTTGCGACTGCGGCGGTCACGGCGGCCCTCGGGCTTCCGGTGACGACGATCGGCTCGAAATTCGGCGGCATCCCCAATGTTCTGCCCGCGCCGAGCCTGCCTGATTTCTCCATCGAAAAAATTCGGGCGGTTTTTCCGGCGGCGGTTTCCTTCGCGCTGCTGGGCTCCATCGAGTCGCTTCTCTCGGCGGTCGTTGCGGACGGCATGACCGGCCGGCGTCATCGGTCGAATTGTGAACTGGTCGCGGAGGGCGCGGCGAACATCGGCGCCGCGCTTTTCGGGGGATTCTGCGTGACCGGCACGATCGCGAGAACGGCGACCAATGTTCGCGCCGGCGCGCATGGTCCAGTCGCGGGCATACTGCATGCGGTTTTCCTGCTCCTTTTCATGCTGCTTGCCGCGCCACTCGCCTCTTTCATTCCTCTGGCGGCGCTCGCGGGAGTGCTCGCAATCGTCGCGTGGAACATGATCGAGCGGCCCGCCATTGCGGTCCTGCTGAGATCGGGCTGGGGTGACGCCGCCGTTCTGGCCGCGACCTTCTTCCTCACCATCTTCCGCGACCTGACGGAGGCCATCACCGTCGGCTTCGCTCTGGGTTCTGTTCTGTTCATTCACAGAATGTCGCAGGCGACCGAGGTCGAAACCCATATGCCCTACGTCGGCGAGGACGCGCCGGACGACGAGGCGGGTTACGACGAGGCCCGCTCGGCGGATCCCGAAGTCGTCATCTACCGGATCACCGGCGCGTTCTTCTTCGGCGCGGCGGCGTCGATCGGCTCCGTGCTGGATCGAATCTCCGATACGCACCGGGGGCTGATAATCGATTTTTCGGCGGTGCCTTTCCTCGATTCGACCGGCGGCAATGTCATGGAAGGGCTTGCGCACAAGACGCATCACAGGGGTGTGGAGCTTTTCATATCGGGCGCCAATGCGGATATTCGGCGCGCGCTGCTCGCCCATGGCGTGCGTCCGCCGCAGGTGCATTTCGCCGCCACGATCGACGACGCCATGGCCCAATACAACGAAATCTGGCCGAGCCATGCCGCAAGGGCAGGGACTGTAGCGGAGCCGGCGTAGAGCGCCGGCGCCGCACGGGCTGACAAATCCGCCGCGAGGCGCCAAACAGGCGGCGGGAGAAATCACATGACCGACACGAAACGCGACGCCGTCATCGGCGTCGTCACCGCCTCCGACCGGGCCAGCGCCGGCGTCTACAAGGACGAGAGCGGCCCGGCGATCGAGGCCTATCTTTCCTCCGTGCTCACGACGCCGTTCCGCATCGAGCGGCGCGTTATTCCCGATGGTTTCGAGAGCGTGCGCGACACGCTGATCGACCTGGCCGACAATGTCGGCTGCGATCTCGTCGTCACCACCGGCGGCACGGGGCCGAGCCCGCGCGACCTGACGCCCGAGGCCACGCTCGCCGCCTGTCCGCGCGAACTGCCAGGTTTCGGGGAACTCATGCGCAGCGTCTCGCTGGCCCAGACGCCGACCGCGATCCTGTCGCGCCAGCTGGCGGCGCACAGAGGCAAATGCCTCGTCATCAATCTGCCGGGCAAGCCGGCGGCGATAGAGCTTTGCCTTGACGCCGTCATGCCGGCGGTGCCCTATTGCCTCGATCTCATCGGCGCCGCCTATATCGAGACCGATCCGGCGCGCGTGAAAGCCTTCCGCCCCAAGCCGAAATAACTACCCGTTCGGGTGGGTTTCCATCGCCCAAGGCGACAATCCGCCCGCTTCTCATCCTGCCCCGCCGCCTGTATAGGGAGAGCGCGTTTGAGGGGACGAGTCGTCGCAAACGCGTCTCGAATTGCGGGCGGGGGCTTCCAAAGATGAACGATTTGCGTCTGGTCGTTGTGGGCGCCGCGGGCCGTATGGGCCGTATGCTAACGCAGGTCATCCCCGATACTCTGGGCGTCCGCCTCGTCGCGGCGCTCGAGGCCGAAGGCGCAGCGACAATCGGCGCCGACAGCGGCGCCGCCTTCGGCCAGGGGCCGAATGGCGTTCCGGTGACCAGCGATGTCGCCGCAGCTCTCGCCGGGGCCGACGCCGTCGTCGATTTTTCCTGTCCCGCCGCCACTGTCGCCATGGCGAAGGCCGCGGCCGGGGCGGGCGTCGCCCATGTCATCGGCACGACCGGACTGTCGGCGGAAGACCTCGACGCTATCGCCGCGGCGGCGCGGGAGACGGCGGTCGTGCGCTCCGGCAACATGAGCCTCGGCGTCAATCTGCTCGCTGTTCTCGTGGAGCGCGCGGCGCAGGCGCTCGGGCCGGCATGGGACGCGGAAATCGTCGAGATGCATCATCGGCTGAAGGTCGACGCTCCGTCGGGCACGGCGCTGCTGCTCGGCGAGGCTTTGGCGCGGGGCAGGGGGATCGACCTTTCCGAACACAGCGCGCGCGGCCGCGACGGCATGACGGGCGCGCGCAAGGGCGGCGACATCGGCTTCGCGAGCCTGCGCGGCGGAACGGTCATCGGCGATCATACAGTGTATTTCGCCGGGGCCGGCGAGCGCATCGAGCTGTCGCATCGGGCCGAGGACCGCGGCATCTTCGCCCGCGGCGCGCTGGCGGCCGCGCTCTGGACGCGCGGCAAGGCGCCGGGGCTCTACTCCATGGCCGACGTGCTGGGCCTTTCCGGCCACTGACCTTCACGAGACCCCAATGAGCATGCATCGCACACTCGTCCTCGTCCGGCATGGCCAGAGCGAATGGAACGCCAAGAACCTTTTCACGGGCTGGAAGAATCCCGACCTGACGCCGCTCGGGATAGAGGAAGCGCGTCGCGCGGGGCAGGAGCTCAAGAAGCTCGACCTGCTGTTCAGCATTGGCTTTACTTCGGCGTTGATCCGCGCGCAGCACACGCTGGAGCTGATCTTCGAGGAGCTGGGTCAGTCCGGCGTGCCGACCGTTAAGGACCGCGCGCTGAACGAACGTCATTACGGCGATCTTTCTGGCCTCAACAAGGACGAGGCGCGCGAGAAATGGGGCGAGGAGCAGGTGCATCTCTGGCGGCGCTCCTATGACGTGCCGCCGCCCGGCGGCGAAAGCCTGAAGGACACGGTGGCGCGCGTTCTGCCTTTCTATTGCCAGCGCATTCTGCCGCCGGTGATGCGCGGCGAGCGCGTGCTGGTCGCGGCGCATGGCAATTCATTGCGCGCGCTCGCGATGGTGCTCGACCAGCTGACGCCCGAGAGCGTGACGAAGCTGGAGCTCGCGACAGGCGTGCCGATCATATACCGGCTCAACGCCGACTCGACCGTGGCGTCGAAGACGGTGCTGGAGCATTGAAAATTCTGCAGCGACGCCTCGAGGAGGCGCCGTTGCAGCGTGTCATGATCGCAACACTGCCCGATATTCGTTTTATTGCGTTTCTTTGCAGGTTGCGCGGCCGCCGCGAATCCTAACAAATTGTATACAATGTTTCTCGTTTTCGATTTTATTGCAGAGGGCGTTTCACATGCGCGATTCAAAGTCGCATCCATTCAAGTTCATCGCTTGTATAGCCGCGATCAGCGTCATGGCGTCGGGTCTTGCCGGATGCATTGTTCCGGAGGCGGGCGCGCTGCTCGGTCACGAACGGAAAAAGCGAATACTTTATGACGTCATCCGCGGCGTTCAGTGCGAAATACGCAGGGCGGTAAGAGTTCAGCTCTTCGGCGACGGCCGGACGCGGGTCGGCGACCGGTTTGGAGAGAACGGCAAGAGAAAACTCCAATGGTTCGAGAAATGGAACTCCCTGATTACGCTCACATTGCGTATTGACGACAGTATAGAGTTCAATCCCGGCGTCTCGATCAAGACACCGAACATGGTAAATAATTATGTCGGGATAAACGACTTTTGGGACCCCGTGCGCGTTGTCAGTCAGGATTACAGCTTCGGATTCGGCGGCGGAATCAAATATGACACCAGCCGGGAAGACATCGTGACATTCGCCTATCCCTTCAGCCAGTTCGTCGACGAGGAAGACGAAGACCTCAATAAGCCCTGCTACACTATCGGCGGGATCACGATTGAAGCGGACCTGAAGATAGACGATTGGCTCGACGATGTTCTGGAGCCGATAAAGAAATGCGCGTTCCTTGGCCGAGCCGCGCGCGAGCAAGAAACTTCCCTGCCGTTTTCCACCGAAACGATAGCGGCCGACCCTCGCTGCCGTAATACGGAGTTTCCCACCGATCCGATAACGGCGATTACGCATGAAATCGACTTTATCCTTTCCTTCAACGCCAACGCGACGCCGACATGGAATCTCGTGCGCGTATCGACGACGAGTGGAAAGCTGTTCGCCGCCAGCAGAACGGACACCAGTCGCCTGCTGATCTCCTTTGGTCCTCCGAAGGACGGCGTCAGCGGGCTTGCCAAAGTCGGCGCGTCGAGGGCGGGGAAAATGGCGGCTTCCGGCCGGTTGGCGAGCACGATCTCGCCCGAGATGATGTATCTGCACAACGCGATCGTCACCGGCAACGCCGTGAGCGATTCCCTGAGGCGCTGACGGTTCCGCCGCGATCCTCTTCGAATCCGCGGCGCGAAGGCGTATGAAGCGGTCAATGATGACCCTCGTCAAAACTTGGCGCTGATGCCCGAAATCGCTCCCGGCGCGTTCCATTATCCCGGCTTTCTCGATGGCCGGGCGCAGGAGGCCCTTGCGCGGGAGATCGCGGAGGTCATCGCGCAGGCGCCGCTCTTCGTGTCGCTAATGCCGAAGAGCGGCCTGCCGATGTCGGTGCGCATGACCAATTGCGGGCCGCTCGGCTGGATGAGCGACAAGGACAAGGGCTATCGCTACGAGCCGCGCCATCCCGAGACGAGCGAGCCCTGGCCCCCGATGCCGCAAATGCTGCTCGATACTTGGGACGCGTTGACGGGCTATCCGAAGCCGCCCGAGGCCTGCCTCGTCAACGTCTATTCGGACGACGCGAAAATGGGTCTGCATCAGGACCGCGACGAAGCGGACTTCGACGCGCCGATACTCTCCCTGTCGCTCGGCGCCGATTGCCGCTTCCGGCTGAGCGGTCCGCGCCGGGCCGACAAGTCGATCGCCTTCGTGCTTGCCGCCGGCGACGCGCTCGTTCTCTCCGGCCCGTCACGCCGCTCTTTTCATGGCGTCGACCGCATCCTGCCGACTGTCCACGCCGAATTGCCGGCGCCGCTCGCAGGGGTGGGCGCGCGGGTCAACCTCACTTTGCGTCGTGTTACATGAGCGCCGACCGCGGATCGCGGTTCAGCTTCGGTTCACTGCGCACGGGATAATCTCCCAACCGTTCGAGAGTCGGGGTCTGGCGTATTGTCTCGGGGCGCACCTTCGTTGTAGTTTCGAAGTCGTCTAAAGAGCGCCACAGAGGCGCCAACTTTTGGCCAGGCGCGTTTCAAGAAAAGGGCGGACGCTGAAGTGGACGCCGAGATGAGGAAAGGAACAAGGATGAAGACGATTTCCCTGCTGACGTTCGCTGCGAGCGTCGCTTTCGCCGCTTCCGCCGGCCAGGCTTTCGCTGGCGGCGACGCCGCGGCGGGCGAGAAGGTCTTCGCCAAGTGCAAAGCCTGCCATCAGGTTGGCGAAGGCGCCAAGAACGCCGTCGCGCCGCAGCTCAACGGCATCGACGGCCGCAAGGCTGGCTCGGTTGAGGGCTACAACTATTCCGAGCCGATGAAGGCCTCCGGCATCGCGTGGGACGAGGCGTCCTTCAAGGAGTTCATCAAGAACCCGAAGGCCAAGGTCCCCGGCACGAAGATGATCTTCCAGGGTCTCGCTTCCGACGGCGACCAGGAGAACGTCTGGGCCTACATCGCCCAGTTCGGCGCCGACGGAAAGAAGAAGTAAGAATCAGGATCTTTCGCGATCCAGAGAAGCGGCCCTCCGGGGCCGTTTTTTTTTGGCGCGCCGCCAGCGCTGTATCGAATTTGCCACAGTCAAGAACAATTACTTTTGTAGGCAATGAAACAATTCCAACAAAGGCGTTTTGACTGCTTTGCGCCAATAGACGGCATCTTTTTACAAGACTTCCAACATCAGCTGGCGCGCGTTGACGGAAATCATATCCTAAGAATACTTGAGAAACAGACCGCAGCTTGAGTCCTGTCACGACTCTTGCGCCAGTTGTTCCTTTGGAGCCCGCCATGACGCCTGTTTCCTTGCCCGCGAAGCGTATTCGTCGCCCCTTGGTCAGCCTCTGCGCGCTCAGCGCCGCATTGGCGATTTATAACGACGCTGCGCGGGCCCAACAGGTTTTGCCCGGTATCGACGTCGGCGGACGCCGTCAGGTTTCAAGGTCGGGAACGCCGCGCGCGGCGGCGCCCAGAACTTCGGCTCCCGCAGTCGCCGCTTCCTCCGGGCCTGCGGTTCCCGGTCCCGCCTCGGGCCCGGCTCCCTTCGTGCCGCCAGGCCAGCATATCTGGCGCGGGCCGACCGGCGTCGTCGGCTATCTGGCGCGCGGCACCTCGACCGCGACCAAGACCGACACGCCGATCATGGACATTCCGCAGTCCATCACGATCATCACGCAGCAGCAGCTTCAGGACCGCAACAGCCTGACGCTGAATCAGGCGCTGACCTATGTGCCGGGCGTGACCGTTGCGCAGGGCGAGGGCCAGCGCGACCAGATCACCATTCGCGGACAACCGACCACCGCCGACTTCTACACGGACGGCGTGCGCGACGACGCGGAATATTATCGCGACCTCTACAACATGCAGGCCGTCGAGGTCCTCAAGGGTCCGAGCGCGCTGATCTTCGGCCGCGGCGGCGGCGGCGGCGTCGTCAACCGCGTGACGAAGAAGGCTGATGGCGAGACGCTGCGCAACGTGCAGGTGAGCACGGGCAGCTTCGGCCGCAAGCGCGTGACCGTGGATGTGGGTCAGGCCATTTCAGACACGCTGGCCTTCCGCATCAATGGGCTCTACGAGCAGTCATACAGCTACCGCAACTTCTTCGACATGCAGCGGTACGGAATCAATCCGACCTTCACCTGGAAGCCGCTCGACAAGACCTTCGTGACGCTCAGCTACGAGCATTACCACGACGACCGTTTCCTCGACCGCGGCATTCCTTCAGCGAATTTCAATCAGGCGCAGCCGATTCTGGATATCCAGAAACTCGGCTTCACCAACATCTTCCAGGGATATCCGGCTCCGACGAACAGCTGGACCTTCTTCGGCAATCCCGACGCCAATTACGCCAAGGTCGACGTTGATCGCGCTGCCCTCATGCTCGACCACACCACGGATTTCGGCGTCAACATCAAGAACCAGACAGTCTTCGCGAATTACGCGAAGTTCTATCAGAACACCTTCGCCAACTCTGCTGTCCAGTTCACGGGCGGCGGCTGCGGCGGAACGGTTCCGCCCTGCGTGAACATCTCGGGTTACAACAACGAAACGCCGCGGCAGAACATCTTCAATCAGACCGACATTACTTATAAATTCCAGATGACCCCGGAGATCCGGCACACATTCCTTGCGGGCATGGAGTTCGGCAACCAGAAGTCCGACTCGAACCGCAACAATGCGCGGTTCAACAACTTCTTCACTGGCTCCAGCTCGATCAACACTTTCTATGGCTTCCCGACGATCTGGAATCCGGTTGTCTTCAACAATCCCAAGTTCCGCCGTCACACGGATCTCGATCTCGCGGCCGGCTACGTGCAGGACCAGATCGCGGTCACGAAATATTTCGACGTGATCGCCGGCGTTCGCTACGACAGCTTCAATCTCAAATTCGTCAACAATCTTCCGAACGCCAAGCCGACCTTCGACAACTACTGGGGCCAGACGATTTACAGCAACAGCAATCGCTGGTCGCCGCGCTTTGGTCTGGTGTTCAAGCCCTTCGAGCAGCTCTCGCTTTACGGCAGCTACTCGCGCTCGTTCCTGCCCGCCTCCGGCGATCAGTTCACCACGATATCTGTCTCCTCGTCGACGTTGCAGCCGCAGGGCTTTGAAAATATCGAAGCGGGCTTCAAGGCCGAGATCACGCCGCGACTGCTGTTCACGGGCGCGATCTACCAGCTCAACCGCACCAACCAGCCGATCAACATCAACGCCTTCTACAATGTGCTCACCAACACGCAGACCAACGGCGGCGAACTGGCGCTCGTCGGCTATGTGACGGACCAGTGGGAGGTGTCGGTCGGCTACGGCAATCAGGGCGCCTATGTCACGAGTTCCGACAGAAATGCGGTCCTATCTCAAATCATCACCGGCAGCAGCAGCGCGCCGTTCTTTACCGAAAAGGGCAAGGTCGTTCCGTCGGTTCCCAAGAACACTTTCACCTTCTGGAACAAATACGACGTGTCCTCGATCTTCGGCCTCAATCCGGGCATGCTCGGACTTGGCGGCGGCATGATCTACAACGACAAGTTCTATGCGTCGCTGGACAACGCCGTGATCATCCCGGGCTACGCCCGCTTCGACGGCGCCGTCTATGTGAAGATCAACGAGAATATTTCCGGACAGGTGAATATCGAAAATATTCTCGGCGCGAACTACTACGCCTCGGCGCACAACAACAACAACATCATGCCCGGCGCGCCGCGGTCGGCCTTCGTGACGATCAACGCGAAGTTCTAGGAAGCGCGCATGATGCTGGTTGAACCCTCAACGGGTTCTCCAGCATCTCGCGCCACCAGGAGAGCGGCGCTGGCGTCTCGCTTCCCGTCTTGGGATGGACTATAGGAGCGGCGTCAGTCACATCCGTAAACGCGGAGCAGGCGAGGCGATCGGCCTCCCGCGCCGCGCGACGGCTACAAGAGCGCCATGACCCGCCGACCCGACGAAGTATCATCCGACCTCATGCAGCCCCTCGAGACGCTGCCGGTGTTCTATCCGCTTGCCGGCAAGCGGGTCATCGTCATCGGCGGCGGGGAGGGGGCCGCCTGGAAGGTCGATCTCGCCGCCGCCACCGGGGCGCAGGTCGACGTATTTGCGCTGGAGCCATGCGAAAAACTGCGTGAGATCGCCGCCGGACGGGACAATGTCGCATTGCATGCGCGACCGGCCGAAGCCGCCGATTTTACCGGCGTGGCTCTCGCTTTCGGCTCGACCTTCGACGACGCCGAGGCGGAGGCCGCCCGCGCCGCGGCGACTGCGGCTGGCGTGCCGCTGAATCTGGCCGACCGGCCGTCGATGAGCGATTTCATCATGGGCGCCATCGTCAACCGCTCGCCCCTCGTGATTGGGGTTTCGACCGGCGGCGCGTCGCCCGTATTCGCGCAGGCCGTTCGCGGGCGGATCGAGTCGCTCGTGCCGGCGACTTTCGCCGCCTGGGCGAAGGCGGCGCAGGCGTGGCGCCCGCAGGTGCTGGCCTCGGGCCTGGACTTTCTCGCGCGGCGGGACTTCTGGCGTCGCTTCACGCGCCTCGCTTTCCGCGACATCGAGCGGGCGCCGACCGACCACGACCGCGACGCCCTGCTGGCCGAGGCGCGCGCTGCCGGCGACGACGCCGCGCGGGGCCGCGTGACTCTCGTCGGTGCGGGGCCGGGCGATCCCGAACTGGTCACGCTCAAGGGCATGCGAGCGCTGGCGGGCGCAGACGTCGTCCTTTTCGACGATCTCGTGCCGGCGAGCATTCTCGATTTTGCCCGCCGCGAGGCGACGCGCATCAACGTGGGCAAGCGGGGCTATGCCCCATCGGTGCGACAGGAGGAGATCACTTCCCTCCTCGTCGAGCTGGCCCGCGCGGGCAAGAATGTCGTGCGACTGAAGGGCGGCGACCCGTTGATATTCGGCCGCGCCAATGAGGAAATCGCCGCGCTGCGCGAGGCGGGTTTCACCATCGAGATCGTGCCGGGCGTCACGGCCGCCTGCGCCGGGGCCGCAGCTCTTGGGGCGTCGCTGACGAGCCGCGAGACCGCCCGCCGCGTGCAGTTCATCACCGCTCATACAAAGGACGGCGAATTCCCCGAGGATTTCGACTGGGGCGCGCTCGCCGACAAGCGCGCCACGACGGCGGTCTATATGGGCAATCGCACATTGCCCACCCTCTCGCGAAGGCTTCTGCAGGAAGGCATGGCGCATGACACGCCGGCCTTTGTGATCGAGCGGGCCTCGACGCCCGACGAGCGGATCATCAAGGGCACGATCGCCGATCTTCCGGAGAAGGTTGCGGGAGAGTCGCTCGTCGGGCCGGTGATGGTGCTGATCGGTTGGGCTTTGGTGGAAAACTAATTCGGTTCTAGTGTGGCGCCTGGCTTTTATCAGGCGGAGCGCGGGATGCCGATTTCGAGACGCGATATATTGCTGTCGTCAGGCTTTGGCTTGCTGGCGCCGGGCTTTGCCCATGCGCGCGTCAGACCGACGGCGCCGCGTGACGCCGTCGAACGTCATCTTCCCGCTCTCGATCGTCTCGTCGCCGACACGATGAAAAAGACCGGCGTCCCCGGAATGTCCGTCGCGGTCGTCAGTCATAATCGCGTCGTTTATCTCAAGGGCTTCGGCGTGCGGCGGGCAGGGAGCCCGGAGCCAGTCGACGCCGACACGGTCTTTGCGCTGGCGTCGCTCTCCAAGCCGCTGGCGACGACGGTCGTCGCCGGACTCGTGGGCGACGGCGTCGTGTCGTGGGACGACAAGATCGTGCGGCATGATCCGGGTTTCGCGATGAGCGATGCTTGGGTGACGCGCGAAATCACGCTGCGGGACATGTTCTGCCATCGCAGCGGCCTGCCGGACCACGCCGGCGACCTGCTGGAAGACATCGGCTATGATCGCGGCGAAATCCTGCATCGTCTGAGATTTGTCAAACCGGCGGGAGCTTTTCGCGCGTCCTACGCCTACAACAATTTCGGGTTTACGGCGGCGGCGGTGGCCGCGGCCAGGGCGACAGGGAAATCGTGGGAGGAGCTTTCCGCCGAGCGCCTGTATCGCCCTCTCGGCATGTCCAGCACGAGTTCGCGTCATGCGGATTTTACCGCGCGCGCAAACAGGGCTTTTGGCCATGTTCGCAGGAATGGCGCATGGGTCGTTGGCGAGCAACGCAATCCCGACGCGCAATCGCCGGCGGGCGGCGTGAGTTCATCGGCCCGCGACATGGCTGCCTGGCTTCGGCTGCAACTTGGCCGGGGAGTCGTCGAGGGGCGTGAGATCGTGAAGGCAGGGGCGCTCGACGCAAGCCATCGTCCGCAGGTCGTCAGCAAGCCGGCGGCGGATCCGATGACGACCGCTCCGGGATTTTACGGGCTCGGTTGGGACATCGGTTATAACGAACATCCGTTAGTACGGTGGGGTCATTCCGGCGCTTTTGCGCTCGGCGCCGCGACCTGCGTCAGCGTCTCGCCCTCGGAAAAGCTCGGCATCGTGGTGCTGAGCAACTCCTCGCCCGTTGGCGCGCCCGAGGCGATTTGCCGGAGCTTCTTCAATCTGGTCTTTGCGGGGAAGGTTGAAAGGGACTGGCTGACGCTCTTTGGCGGCGTCTTCGCGAAGATGATGCAGCCTGCGTATGGCCGCGACGCCGATTATGCAAAGCCGCCCATCGGCGCCGCGCCGCCCGCCGCGCTGTCGGCCTATCTCGGAAAATACAACAACGACCTCTATGGGCCGATCGCCATTACGCAAGACGTAAACGATCTCGCTGTCAGGATCGGACCACGACTTATGCCTTACGTTATGCGTCATTATGATAGGAACATCTTTACATTCCAACCTCCCGGCGAGAACGCCGGCGGCCCCAGCGCTGTGAGATTTACGCTGGACGGAAGTGATAAAGCGACGTCCGTGACGATCGATTATTTCAATGAAGACGGTCAGGGCGTTTTCGTGCGCGCCTAAACCTGTCGCAACAGCGCGAGCAGCCGCTCTTCATTTGGCTTTTGCGCGACCCGAGGCTCGAGCGCGATGGCTCGAAGCGGCGTGGCGACGTCATCCGACAGAGCGAGATGCGTGACGCCCCCGAGGCGGGGCGTCAGCCCGACCGCTTCGGCGAGCGCGAGGAAAATTTCGACGCTGCGGCGTGAATAGTGCA contains the following coding sequences:
- a CDS encoding serine hydrolase yields the protein MPISRRDILLSSGFGLLAPGFAHARVRPTAPRDAVERHLPALDRLVADTMKKTGVPGMSVAVVSHNRVVYLKGFGVRRAGSPEPVDADTVFALASLSKPLATTVVAGLVGDGVVSWDDKIVRHDPGFAMSDAWVTREITLRDMFCHRSGLPDHAGDLLEDIGYDRGEILHRLRFVKPAGAFRASYAYNNFGFTAAAVAAARATGKSWEELSAERLYRPLGMSSTSSRHADFTARANRAFGHVRRNGAWVVGEQRNPDAQSPAGGVSSSARDMAAWLRLQLGRGVVEGREIVKAGALDASHRPQVVSKPAADPMTTAPGFYGLGWDIGYNEHPLVRWGHSGAFALGAATCVSVSPSEKLGIVVLSNSSPVGAPEAICRSFFNLVFAGKVERDWLTLFGGVFAKMMQPAYGRDADYAKPPIGAAPPAALSAYLGKYNNDLYGPIAITQDVNDLAVRIGPRLMPYVMRHYDRNIFTFQPPGENAGGPSAVRFTLDGSDKATSVTIDYFNEDGQGVFVRA